A genome region from Pseudomonadota bacterium includes the following:
- the pyrR gene encoding bifunctional pyr operon transcriptional regulator/uracil phosphoribosyltransferase PyrR gives MSNGYEVLLDGQAIARIVRRMAYEIIERTRTIERLGLVGVRRGGVPIARRIAAELLRAEDRAVPVGTVDIALYRDDAATALPDPKIGPSDVSFDVDGWDIVVVDDVLHTGRTARAAIECLLDYGRPRRVWLGVLCDRGGRELPIAPDFVGRSVDVPEGRMLNVVLDSATPDRAVVEWQGGSPGASGD, from the coding sequence GTGTCCAACGGCTACGAGGTGCTCTTGGACGGGCAGGCCATCGCTCGCATCGTCCGACGTATGGCGTACGAGATCATTGAACGCACGCGTACGATCGAGCGTCTGGGTCTGGTGGGCGTCAGGCGGGGTGGTGTTCCGATCGCGCGGCGCATTGCAGCCGAGCTGCTCCGAGCCGAGGATCGAGCAGTGCCGGTGGGCACGGTGGACATCGCTCTGTATCGCGACGACGCGGCCACCGCGCTTCCGGATCCCAAGATCGGCCCCAGCGACGTCTCCTTCGATGTCGACGGTTGGGATATCGTCGTCGTGGACGACGTGCTGCACACGGGGCGTACGGCGCGGGCGGCCATCGAGTGTCTGCTCGACTATGGCCGGCCCCGGCGAGTATGGCTTGGCGTGCTCTGCGACCGCGGAGGCCGCGAGCTGCCGATAGCGCCCGATTTCGTGGGGCGGAGCGTCGACGTACCCGAGGGACGCATGCTCAACGTCGTCCTCGATTCGGCCACGCCGGATCGCGCAGTGGTCGAGTGGCAAGGTGGGTCGCCGGGAGCTTCGGGTGACTGA
- a CDS encoding aspartate carbamoyltransferase catalytic subunit, with the protein MDSLSAADVRLVLDTASAFFEVSRRPVRKVPTLRGKTVINLFFEASTRTRTSFELAAKRLSADVVNVAASGSSVTKGETLLDTCRTLQAMHPDFLVLRHGSSGAPHYVARHLRCSVVNAGDGSHEHPTQALLDAFTIQRTLGTLNALTVCICGDVEHSRVARSNAKLLQLFGCEVRIVGPETLLPRDSAALGVKPYSDLDQALEGAHVVMLLRLQRERLRGSLLPTLREYSRKFGVSQDRLKRARQDAIVMHPGPMNRGVEIHPALADSAFSAVLDQVEAGVAVRMALLYLLAQESEPDQDAAEPSLPSSKVG; encoded by the coding sequence ATGGATAGTTTGTCCGCCGCCGATGTGCGATTGGTGCTGGATACCGCGAGCGCCTTTTTCGAGGTCTCGCGGCGTCCGGTGCGCAAGGTACCGACGCTGCGCGGCAAGACCGTGATCAACCTGTTTTTCGAGGCGTCTACGCGGACACGCACGTCGTTCGAGTTGGCTGCCAAGCGACTCTCGGCCGACGTAGTCAACGTCGCTGCTTCCGGGTCGAGCGTTACCAAGGGCGAGACCCTGCTCGATACCTGCAGGACCCTGCAGGCCATGCATCCCGATTTCCTGGTGCTGCGCCACGGCTCTTCGGGCGCTCCCCATTACGTCGCACGTCATTTGCGCTGCAGCGTGGTCAACGCAGGCGACGGATCCCACGAGCATCCCACCCAGGCGTTGCTGGACGCCTTCACGATTCAACGCACGCTCGGGACTCTGAACGCGCTGACGGTCTGCATATGCGGCGACGTCGAGCATTCACGAGTAGCCCGATCCAACGCCAAGCTGCTGCAGCTGTTCGGCTGCGAGGTCCGAATAGTCGGCCCGGAAACGCTCTTGCCCCGAGACTCGGCCGCCCTCGGGGTCAAGCCCTACAGCGATCTCGACCAAGCCCTCGAGGGTGCCCACGTCGTCATGCTGCTGCGGCTGCAGCGCGAGCGATTGCGTGGCAGTCTGCTTCCGACCCTGCGCGAGTACAGTCGCAAGTTCGGCGTAAGCCAGGACAGGCTGAAGCGTGCACGCCAAGACGCGATCGTGATGCATCCAGGTCCCATGAATCGAGGGGTGGAGATCCACCCGGCCTTGGCGGACAGCGCGTTCAGCGCGGTGCTTGATCAGGTCGAGGCGGGGGTGGCCGTACGCATGGCGTTGCTGTACTTGCTGGCGCAGGAGAGCGAGCCCGATCAGGATGCCGCCGAGCCGTCTCTGCCGTCGAGCAAGGTTGGCTAG
- a CDS encoding CAP domain-containing protein codes for MRSICCALAAALAAGGCGLRTSNDFLGAPGAAMGGSFAGTGGPSAAGVGGQASPQGTGGLGGPAGFPGQPPQGLGGLCSACENNSQCGAAADLCLTVRSTGERFCARDCAASACPDGYACITTSSGMRQCVPLSGTCVDPGPAGMGGIGGAAGASGTLAPPPPVTGGVPGTPHCQPVSVWHGMMAQFEDRVLDLVNQRRSMPAICGSVELAPAPPLTPNAALRCSARLHSKDMAERNFFEHTNPDGKSASRRMTDAGYRWRASGENIAFGQSSPEEVLQTWMESPGHCMNIMRASFRELGVGAFLAQAMTQWGPRDRIYWTQNFGSR; via the coding sequence TTGCGGTCGATCTGCTGCGCGCTCGCAGCCGCGTTGGCGGCCGGCGGATGTGGCTTGCGCACGAGCAACGACTTCCTGGGCGCGCCCGGGGCGGCGATGGGGGGTTCCTTCGCAGGTACGGGTGGGCCCTCCGCGGCCGGTGTGGGCGGGCAGGCGAGCCCGCAGGGCACCGGAGGGCTCGGGGGTCCGGCTGGCTTTCCCGGGCAGCCTCCTCAAGGGCTCGGCGGGCTGTGCAGTGCTTGCGAGAACAACTCGCAGTGCGGGGCCGCCGCCGACTTGTGCCTGACCGTGCGCTCGACCGGGGAGCGCTTCTGCGCGCGCGACTGCGCGGCGTCGGCCTGCCCCGATGGCTACGCCTGCATCACCACGTCCTCCGGCATGCGCCAATGCGTTCCGCTGTCCGGCACCTGCGTGGATCCTGGGCCTGCCGGCATGGGCGGGATAGGCGGCGCTGCGGGCGCTTCCGGTACCTTGGCTCCGCCTCCGCCCGTGACCGGGGGCGTGCCGGGAACGCCCCACTGTCAGCCCGTTTCCGTCTGGCACGGCATGATGGCGCAGTTCGAAGATCGCGTGCTCGATCTGGTCAATCAACGCCGCTCGATGCCGGCGATCTGCGGTTCGGTGGAGCTCGCACCGGCGCCGCCGCTAACCCCCAACGCGGCGCTGCGCTGCTCGGCCCGCCTGCACTCCAAGGACATGGCGGAGCGGAATTTCTTCGAGCACACCAACCCCGACGGCAAGAGCGCATCCCGCCGCATGACCGACGCCGGCTACCGCTGGCGCGCCTCCGGCGAGAACATCGCTTTTGGGCAGAGCAGCCCGGAGGAGGTGCTGCAGACCTGGATGGAAAGCCCGGGCCACTGCATGAACATCATGCGGGCAAGCTTCCGGGAGCTTGGCGTGGGTGCCTTTCTCGCGCAGGCCATGACCCAATGGGGTCCCCGGGACCGCATCTACTGGACCCAGAATTTCGGGTCGCGCTAG
- a CDS encoding DUF1343 domain-containing protein — protein sequence MRVATGLERIAAGDSEALALVRGKRLGLLAHAASVDRTLRHARDILLDAGCTLAALFGPEHGFGGGAQDMVAVSDARDLRTGLPIFSLYAASADALQPDAAWLGGLDAVVVDLQDVGSRYYTYAWTAALMLRTAARAGVHTIVLDRPNPLGGEIVEGAPQRPGYRSFVGLFDVAVRHGLTLGELCNWARRVDGIDEAALTVLRMKGWQRDMRFEQTGLPWVLPSPNMPTPDTARVYPGGCLIEGTNLSEGRGTTRPFEIWGAPFLDGAALAGSVRVAGARLRPVSFEPAFHKHAGQVCGGVQVHVTEPDALRAYELYLLLLAAARMQAPDAFAWRREPYEFETERPAIDLLTGGPEYRQALDSGSGLEEVIAREHEGALRFDQQRQPSLLY from the coding sequence ATGCGGGTTGCAACAGGCTTGGAGCGAATCGCGGCCGGGGATTCGGAGGCCCTGGCTCTGGTGCGCGGCAAGCGGCTTGGTCTGTTGGCCCATGCCGCCAGCGTGGATCGCACGCTGCGGCACGCCCGCGATATCCTGCTTGATGCCGGCTGCACCCTGGCCGCGCTCTTCGGTCCCGAGCACGGCTTTGGCGGCGGTGCTCAAGACATGGTCGCCGTCAGCGACGCGCGTGATCTGCGAACCGGCCTGCCCATCTTCTCGCTGTACGCCGCCAGCGCCGATGCGCTGCAACCGGACGCGGCCTGGCTTGGCGGGCTGGACGCGGTTGTGGTCGACCTGCAGGACGTGGGCAGCCGCTACTACACCTATGCGTGGACTGCCGCCCTGATGCTGCGCACCGCTGCGCGCGCGGGCGTCCACACGATCGTGCTCGACCGGCCCAATCCGCTGGGAGGCGAGATCGTGGAAGGCGCGCCGCAGCGCCCCGGCTACCGTTCTTTCGTGGGGCTGTTCGACGTGGCCGTGCGTCACGGGCTGACGCTCGGCGAGTTGTGCAATTGGGCGCGGCGCGTCGATGGCATCGACGAAGCTGCCTTGACGGTGTTGCGCATGAAGGGCTGGCAGCGCGACATGCGCTTCGAGCAGACAGGCCTGCCGTGGGTGCTGCCGTCACCCAACATGCCAACTCCGGACACCGCCCGTGTATACCCCGGCGGCTGTCTGATCGAGGGCACCAATCTGTCGGAGGGGCGCGGCACCACGCGCCCGTTCGAAATCTGGGGTGCTCCCTTCCTCGATGGCGCTGCTCTTGCCGGGTCCGTACGCGTTGCGGGCGCTCGCCTGCGTCCCGTTTCCTTCGAGCCGGCCTTCCACAAACATGCTGGCCAGGTATGTGGAGGCGTCCAGGTGCACGTGACCGAGCCGGATGCCCTGCGCGCCTACGAGCTGTACCTGCTTCTGTTGGCAGCCGCGCGCATGCAGGCACCGGACGCTTTCGCGTGGCGGCGCGAACCCTACGAATTCGAAACCGAGCGCCCTGCGATCGATCTGCTGACCGGCGGACCCGAATACCGGCAGGCGCTCGATTCCGGGTCGGGTCTCGAGGAGGTGATCGCGCGGGAACACGAAGGCGCACTGCGTTTCGACCAGCAGAGGCAGCCATCGCTGCTCTACTGA